In the Telopea speciosissima isolate NSW1024214 ecotype Mountain lineage chromosome 2, Tspe_v1, whole genome shotgun sequence genome, one interval contains:
- the LOC122650548 gene encoding uncharacterized protein LOC122650548 has product MCETAKKIWDTLVVSYERTSHVKESKIDKFVHKYELFKMLENENIANMFLRFTNIINKLKGFGKTYTKSKNVRKILRSLSPKWRPKITAIKEAKDLGKVSINELLGSLLTHEVELNEDEKYTETKESKKKFIALKMTNISDDESEEEDNVGHFKIECPKIGEKKKAYAAENSWDSREEEQEEESDDEQSNLTLMTLTQEKEENNNEITSEYITTSKYSDLCDDIDTDNIDENDIEKRFEALYKANQRLEITKINLENGVVAFRDKVDEFILNTKEKYGKFDEKSDEGIFLGYSFNSCAYRVFNKRSLVVEESINVKFDISPPKENYRPLDNDDKDLLIEINKKFENTFLDESQTQDLPREVIPVKDHLLKQILENLDIGVQTRSTIQNTCNFAAFISTIEPINIKEALNDNDWILAMQEELYQFERNDV; this is encoded by the exons ATGTGTGAAACAGCAAAGAAAATTTGGGATACACTTGTAGTTTCATATGAGAGAACCTCACACGTGAAAGAATCCAAGATAGACAAATTTGTCCATAAATATGAACTATTTAAGATGTTAGAAAATGAGAATATTGCTAATATGTTTTTAAGATTTACTAACATTATTAACAAGCTGAAGGGGTTTGGAAAAACCTACACCAAATCAAAAAATGTTCGAAAGATTCTTAGATCACTTTCTCCTAAATGGAGACCAAAGATTACTGCAATAAAGGAAGCTAAAGATCTTGGAAAAGTAAGTATAAATGAATTATTAGGATCATTACTAACTCATGAAGTTGAATTGAATGAAGATGAGAAGTACACTGAGACAAAAGaatctaaaaagaaattcattgcactcaaaatgacaaatatatccGATGACGAAAGTGAAGAGGAAGAcaat GTAGGTCATTTCAAAATCGAATGTCCTAAAattggagaaaagaagaaagcctaTGCTGCAGAAAATTCTTGGGACTCTAGggaggaagaacaagaagaggagTCCGATGATGAACAAAGTAATCTAACCCTTATGACACTTActcaagaaaaagaggaaaacaatAATGAGATAACATCTGAATACATAACAACATCTAAATATAGTGATTTATGTGATGATATAGATACTGATAACATTGATGAAAATGACATTGAAAAAAGATTCGAAGCATTGTATAAAGCTAATCAACGACTAGAAATAACCAAAATAAATCTTGAAAATGGGGTTGTTGCCTTCCGTGATAAAGTGGATGAATT TATATTGAATACTAAAGAAAAGTATGGGAAATTTGATGAAAAGTCAGACGAAGGCATATTTCTTGGATACTCCTTTAATAGTTGCGCCTATAGAGTATTTAATAAGAGAAGTTTGGTTGTGGAAGAGTCCATAAATGTTAAATTTGACATCTCTCCACCAAAAGAGAATTATAGACCTTTGGACAATGACGATAAAGATTTGTTAATAGAGATAaataagaaatttgaaaatacattTCTAGATGAATCACAAACTCAGGATTTACCTAGAGAAGTTATTCCTGTAAAAGATCATCTCTTGAAACAAATTCTTGAAAATCTTGATATAGGAGTACAAACAAGATCTACAATTCAGAACACTTGTAACTTTGCTGCTTTTAtatctaccattgaacccaTTAACATAAAAGAAGCACTTAATGATAATGACTGGATTCTGGCTATGCAAGAAGAATTatatcaatttgaaagaaatgatgtttga